DNA sequence from the Thamnophis elegans isolate rThaEle1 chromosome 4, rThaEle1.pri, whole genome shotgun sequence genome:
tgggtgctaactttctacaacagggatgctgcaatggttataaatcaattttttcagcattgtagctttgaatggtcactgaacaaacggtcataagttgaggactacatgtataagGTATTTTCTCTCCTCTACCTTCTCTCAATTTACTCACAGTGCCTTGACCGTACAAAAAATTACTTGctattttgtgacatttttgcaAGTCATAATGAAAATGGCTGTACTATATATATCTAAAATGTAATATACTTATTTATAGCTGGAAACTGGATatagaaaagtatagtgtgtTTGGGAAGAGAAATTTTGAAAGGGCTCGCTAAAGATTTCAAATATCtccatataatttatataaaaatactgCAATAGACCCAGGCAGCATGACTTTAAGGATTTTAATACTCCATATGTGGTATTCCTCCATTTTGTCTTCACAACTATCCTTTGAGGTAAGCCGAACTGTGTGGTAGTTATAGAATTATGAATATGGCTCATCCCAGTCCGATATTCTAATCCAGTTTTTCCTAAATTGATACTTTCCAGTTACACTGCACTACAGCTCCAATTTCCAAGCCAGAAAGTATATCATTCCCAGAGACTCCTGATAGTGATAGCGTCTCTAGTCATTCTATTACACTACTGTACACAACGGGGGCCTTCTAGGtgtttttaattaaagaaaaacatgtatataaaaaagatgtcAGTTCCACCTTGAGCGCTCAGAGAGGGGAAAGCTAAACAGTGGCCTGTGAGAaggagcgcgcgcgcgcgcgcgcccgtGCATACAGACGACGCGCGCGCGCTGCTCCGTGACCCATCTCACTGAACAAAGGATTCCCGTTCGCAATCTCTAGACCTAAAATGGCGTCAGTTCAATCTCCCAGCACCATAGAGATAAAGGAGAGACCGAGTTAAAGGGGGGCGGAGGGCGGGAAGGTGCACGGGAAAGGCGAGTGGGTAGAGTGgctggtttggggttttttttgtttttttttagcataaGGCCTCTCTGCCTATCGCGGCATTCTGACTCGCTGGTCGTAGTTCTGAGCCCGGACTGCCGGAAAAAGCCTCAGCGCTTGTCTGATCATGGCGACGGAGGAAGAGACTAAGATTTCTAAGAAGGTAATGGAGGTGAaatcttctttaaagaaaattgcTTCTTCGCCGAATTGCTTCAAACCCCGAAGGGCTCGGTTGGTCGTACCGTCTTTTCAACCATGAATAGCCACTTTCTCAAGCAGTCCAGGCTAGGCGACTTTTCTTCTCCCCGTCCAGAGATACACAGTAGTTCTGAACACGAAGGTTTCGGTGACCTCTCGTCTCCTTTTGACAGCTAAATGTGGGATTTAATTTTAATCTGTCAAATCTCCTTAAAACAACAGGCTGCTTTTTTTCCTTCTACGTTGGGCTGGTGACAGTTGCTTCTGGAAATGCCATTGCATCCAAGCGACCCTATTTCAAAATAACAGCCATAATCCCCGCTACTCagcattattttaaaaggagTTTGGCTACCACTAGGAAAGAGCAAAATGAAAGAATGATGGTTAATCTTAACTGAATTACTTGTATTTGTTGATACAGACATACAAAGTGTAGTAGTAAAAATATCTTGGGGATATGATCCCAATTATTGTTCTGATGTTTTAAAGAAATATCCAAATGTACCTGATATTTTTCCAAAGAACCAACAATTGTTATGAAGAGagtttttataaaatataatatgttCAGCATTCTGGTAATTTAAATTCTTAGTGGCTGTTACATGATATCAGACTTTCAAAGGATCTTTACCCTCTTGAGAAAGGATCATCCTTAATACAGCATATGCATATTTTATAATATGTAATTGTGTTTATTTGTACAGTGACAATGTATTACAGGCTATACAGTAGTGCTAAATACAGACAACACACATACTTATCACAACATTCTCTTCAGAGTAAGAAATCTTATGCAAAGTATAGAAAGGGAATGACAAGTGAAGAAATTAAAGTCAGGAGATATGAAAAAATGTAGTTACATCTAATTCATTATAAAAACATAAGTAGTGCCAAGGTGGATTGGATCCTTGGCCAATCTAGTCCAGTAGTCTCTTCTCACAGTTGCCAACTGACAGCAAAGGGAACCCCATTAGTTTCCCAGCTTTCGAAGACAGGTATAGTGTCCATCACGTGTTAATAGCCGTTGATTGTCTGACTTCCATGAATTGGTCAAACCTTTTTTGAAgccgggcaaactggaagtcaccatcaTATTTCATAGGAACAAATTCCAAAGTTTGATTACATTTGTGATATATGAACACCATTCACTAAATTCATATTTTCTGTCGTGGCAAATAATTGGTTTCTCTGCATCCATATACTATTTCCTATGTGGCCTTTGGTTCtgaaaacttctttttttttttgcagatgttattAATTCCATAAGACCATGACTTTCTCCATCTTCCCATTCTTCTCAaccctttgttatatttttacaTGCAGGGATACACACCATATACTTACAATTcaattctcattcattctttTGTACAATCAAACCTCCACAACCTATTTACTTTTATATTCAGCTCATATTCAttgctgtttttgttttactACATACAGTTTTTAAGTAGAAAATTACAGGACTGAACGGGACATTAGTGTTATTCTAGCCCAACTCTCATCCCACCCAAGAAAGGAGTCCTtattccatcccagacaaatggttgtccagtattTTCTTGAAAACCACCAGCAATGGTGAATTGCACTCACAACTCCAAGAGGCAACTGTTCCGTcaactaattgttctcactgccaagaagtttctccttatttccaggttggatttCTCTCTGACTAGCTTCCTGTTATATATATGTTATAAATCTACCCATTCAGCTCTCAGTTCTATATAACAAAATGGGAAAAGCATTATCTTATATACAGCCATTTTTGTTTCTATCAACAAATGTTTATTCCTTAATGCAGATTTCATACTACTTTTTACCAGCATTAGCACATTTTAAAGTTTTCTCCATATTGAGGTAGGAAATTTATGAAAACTGAAATAAGcttaaaatctcctttcccaaaCCTTAACAAGAATACAATTCAGTTATGAAGCTCTTACTGATCCATTCCTAAAACTGTGAGGTCCGTGATCAGAAACTAATTCAGAATGCAGATGGCTTTATTTAAGTTGTACTAGTAAATTTGATGTTACCAGTAACTTATGACACTGTATCTCAAACCTCCAAATATATTCATTTGAATAATTTATACATTAGAAATATAAATTTGATGTtgataataattattaatatgaCCAAGCATCACCTTCTGCAACTTACCAGGAAAGTAATATTAGAGCTATCCAGCTGATGATCTACTTAATACTATCAGACAATTTGCAAATCAATATAATCAAAGCATATTTCCTATAGCCAAACTAAATTTTAATCTCTGAAATATCTACTACAAGTCACATTTGATGAATGAGTTTTATTTGTTGCTATTGTTGCTTGACTTTACTGTTCAGTTTTTCCTCTTTGTGGCTCAGTAAAGCTTTTGCACCAAATTTCTGTTATGCTTAACTATAATAGAGGTTGATGCCTTTTTTGAAATTGGATCTTAAATTATTATTCAGCGAAattgtttttgttcattttaaaattacatttggtGAGCCCCAAGTATATCTTAACTATAAtgcatttaatttcttttcagTCCTTTCTGCAGGAAATGCTGGAAATCCATAAAATTCCTTGTGCTCGACAATCATTTCTTTATGGAATATTGGGTGGTCTAGGTGTAGGGCTTGGACACTTTTTGGCAACTAGTAAGTAAAAAATAAAGACCTGTTAACATATAAATTATATGTGATTGTgtgtaaagttttttatttttttattttcccatcATACTTTCTCAGATTACTATTTGCCACCAATGCACCATTTTAATAAACACAATTGACACATCTTTCATAGTAGTACTTGTTTCTGTCACTGCATTCCTTCCTAGAAAAAGTGCATATTATCAACAATCCCTAAGCTTTGAATATTAGTGGTAAACTTTAAAGTTCTAAATGTTAATCACTTAAAACTAATAGTAAAAGAATAATTCAGTGATCAACCAGTCTGTTGCAGTCATTAACTAGAAATCTTATTTCAATAGTTTGCACGTTTCTCCTGTTCTTCCTTTATCAATTTAATATACTCTTTCTGCTTTCCAAATAATTGTTCTGCAGTGATGATCTCAGGTTTAATGCAGTTTCAGTAAATTCCATTCAACTAAAACTAAAATAAGTATTCCAACAATGGTCTAGTCTATTGTTATGTTAAAACTTCAGAAGTAACTATTTTGGATTATGTTTTACTGTTATTtcctatatttttgttgttgctaCCTTATTATACACGTTCAATATGTTTTCTCATCATCAGGCAAAGTGAGACGATCCTATAACTTGGGAGTAGGAGGTTTCTTTGTGACAACATTAGGATGTTGGTGAGTATAATTCAAAAATTATGATAAGCTTACTGTTTTAAAATTGATCACGCAAATGGTTTTTCTACACTTTTATTAATAATCACACGGTACTTATTTGTAGTAAGATTTCCTTATTACCTTAAGAATTGTACTTTCCATGCATCTGTCCGAATTTATACCAGTTGATCTCATTGGCAACAATGACCAAATTTTCTTCCATAATTTCCATATAGAACTTGGTTGATTTCATAATTGGCATCAAATtgattccaaaattgtttgaGCCACTCAGTTGTTTTTTGATTGGCAACCTTGCAATTTTTTAAGACTAGGTAaccaaaaagcttttaaaatttccaactattgttctttaaaaaaggctaTTGCAATGAAAAAAAGAATAGGCAGGTCTGCTGTTTTTTTGCGTAGGCATAATGGGGAAGGCGTTTGAAATAGCTTCCATGACAAGTACTGGTGGAAGTCTGATGTTTTTGACTGACACAGAaaacagaaatatataaatatgagtggcaataaaatgttttttccaTAGAGAAAAATGTTATATAGCATGTGTTCTTCTTTAATGTGTGCCAGTCTGACTGTTGGATTTATATTCTGTGATAATCATGCTTTTTTCTTATTCTGTCTAGTTTTAATTGCTATaaagcaaacaaaatataaataataatgcaAGTGATAAGTGATAATTATGTGCTTTTTAAAGGTTCTATTGTAGATACAACAATGCAAAACTAAGGTTTCAGCAACGCATGGTTCAAGAAGCGATAAAAAACAAGATACTTTTTGAAGGCACTCCATTTGACCccacaaagagagaaacaaatcaGGAAAAAAGCCATTAGTTTTAGCAATgccattaaaataatttatactgATTATGTGTATTTACCGCACCTTACTGTAATTTGATAAAACATTTCTTGTATTGtaaaattcagttttttattCTCATTTTATCACTGCTTTGTATGTAAATATGCTGCTTTGAGAGCAACTTTCTAAAGTAGCACATTCTAGCAATGTTTTTtctgataaattaaaaatatagcaACAGCACATTGAAAGCTTTATCCATTGGACAAAATAGCCAAAACTAAAGGACAATAGTGGTTAGTTACTTTGATCTTAATGAAGTATAGCAGTCATTTAAAAATCTCTCCGCTACTGCCTCTGAGCACAATTTTCCTGCTGTTCTCAGTACTATAttaataggaaatggaatagcaGTTTGCCTAAACTCATGCTACAAAgaacaaatatattttgaatgcTATGCTAAAAAATTTTGATTACTGGATTCTAATGTTAGCTATACCTTTGTTCTGTAGATTTCAATCTTTCTAAATTGCCATACTGTATTTCATTTTCCCCTTTTCAGAATTTTTCAACTGTAAAGGTGCAGTGCCTGTGGCCTTTAGTTTCTTAGAATTGTCACTTGATTTATATATAGTAAGgcacatggtttttttttttaaatttaaaacatttacacTGATGAGAACCAGATGATGTAACTAGATGACCTTGCGCCAGTCATTCCTTCAGACATAATTTGTGCAGGCTTTGCATTAAGCTAGTGTCCACATGTATGTATGACATATTATCTACCTATCGCTTTTTTAAAATTGGCATTGTTATAAAGGAGCCAAATAGTTGAAAAAACATTTTACCCAAATATACTATGTAATATATTGTTACTAATCTCTTAATGACCCACTGATCTTGTAAAATATCTTATTGCTAAAAAAGCGGATGATTGTTTCCTTAATTTTAATTGGGAAAAAGTATACCTTGTAAAAAAACTCTGTATGTTCATTAATTGCATATTGATATACAAAGTATTTGTAAAGAACGCAGTATAGTAATAAATGTAGGCTTTTAATGTGGTACCTTTTTCCAATGAAGTCTGTGCAAGTGCACTGAGAAATCATGTTGTAAATATCTAGAAGCTGCTGAATTTCTTTGCCCAAATCATAAAGTTGCAACCACAAATTTTACGCATCCCAAATTCTGTAGATTAAATCTTCTAAATCTAAATGAGGCCATTGGTGCTCtgagtttgttttcttgcagacctttaattactcaaactaggtaacatcactgaGGTCATGAAACCTCAgtgaaacaagcaaactcagagaatactaaggacccctcatttcaactgtgagctacaaatattttcatttattggtAAATCTTAAAACCTACTTAGGCTCAATTGATTTTCTGGTAGGGATCGTAGACTGTTAGCACCTATAGAAATTGTAAATATAGtaatacttttttttctattcatCTCCATCCCAGTTCTACAGGGCTTATATCCAATTTCAAAATCTGTGCCTGGATATATAGCTATTCAGAGGCTAATAATTGTCTCCTAATATGTAAAGAAACTGGTcataatttttcatatttttggaaATAGTAAAATATTGTTTGAAATACATTGCTTcacctttgaattttttttttgaagttgtcTGAAGTTCAACATCTTATTTTGATTTCTACAATGTCAGCAGCCATTTTAAATCTATCATTTTATGCTTCAATAAGAAAGTGTTCCTAGATTTGTTTAACCAGCCAGCCaaccttattttaattttgtatctCAACTTAAAAcatgactctaggcagcttacaatgaTCAGTGAAAAACAAACTCAGTCCAAATTAAAAGACAAATAATCACTAATAGGTGATTTTATGCAGCAACTTGCATTTCATTCTATTTTCCCAAACCTGGGAAGTACTTTTAACCAAAGTCATGGAGCAAACTTTTTGGCCGAGAATGGGATTTGAACCAGGGACTTCCCAGCCCCAATTGACTAACTAGTACTACAACATGGCAAGAAACACTCCAGGACATTTTGAGGAGCCTGGTCCGTTTTGTTATACTTAAGTTTTTAGAGGAGAAAAAGTAGTTAATTCTATTTTCAGCTGAAGTTGTAAACTGATAGAGCAGTATTTATCTTCTACGTTTTAGTTCATGACCTATTAAGAACTTGGCTGCACAATTGGAGGTAAGCAGCAGTTGAGCAAGCAAAACCATCCCTCCCAAGCTGTGGAAAATTTTTATCTTACACGAAACCAATCCCTGGTGTGAAAAAGGTTGGATATCACTGACCTACAATACACCTGTTACTTATTTTGAAAATGTACATGAGTCTGAACTGTAGCTAACAAAGCAGAAAAGAGTTAACGTGTATAAAAATATGGTAAAATATGTATTTGcaccaaaattaaaatatgtaacatAATACAGAGGGACTTGCTAGCATCTTGGCCCTGAATCTTGAAAGCAGCAGTGTGGTTTTCAGGTCTTCTGGGAAACAAGAAAATTCGGACCACCTGAAATTCAGCAGGAGCCTTTTCCACAAGGAAGACTTCTTAAAAAAGCTATATTTCCTCCCACAAGGAAATACTGTTTCATAGAAGAGATCTGGAAGATGTGCGCTGCCAGATCTGGTAAAATAGGCAGAAACCACTGGTGACAAGATAGTCCCTCAGTTGTTTTGGCCTTGCACTGTGCAGGGTTTAAAGATGACAACCAGCACTGCATTCAGAAATTTCTTGGAAGCAAGTGGCAGAATGCCTGCATTGCTACTTTCTAGACtacctgttttttaaaatgttttttaagtgCATACCCAGTGAATGCATTATAATCATCCAACTAGGAAGCAACTAGGGCGTGAAATAATGTCTTGATCTGGAAATAGGACCAACTGCTGCACAAAGTGGATTTGTGCAAAGATCCACATGTTCATGTTGCCACCTGCTCCTTGAGCCAAAGCCAAGCAAATTGTGAAATTATGTAGTGTACACTTGTAAAATAGCTTACCCCAAACTTACACTTTTCAAAAACTAAAGTAACTCCCCAAATGTTTTCTACTGTCCCAAAGGGTCTTTTTTTAAGAGCAAACACATCCCTTCACAAATAGGTGCTTTCTTTACAGAAAACAAATTTTGATATCATGTCCAAGGGGATCATATCGTACCTTCATGAATGCAGACTGCTCCATAGAGTAGTTTCCTAGTAAATTAAATTTACGAATAATTTGTTCATATTAGTAAATACTGTCAGAATAATATTAAGTTTGAATAGAATGCATGCACTAAGCTCCCAAAAATCCATCCAAAGCATCCCAAAACCTTTCTTAGCCCAAATACAAAGGGGAGAGGAATAGAAGGGAAAGGCACAAAATACAACAaataaattaaggagaaatgATCCTCAGGCGTGCCTAAAATTTATTAAGGCCGAGTGCATTTTGGGAAACAAATCTTTTTTCAATCAAAATAAATTCTATTACTTTGCTGAAAGCTATTAAAATCTATGGATAACATGTTTCCCAAGAACTAGAAATGCTGAAGATAGTACATGCAAACCGACTGCCAACTTAATGGAATTCACGACAAAATGCACAAAAATGTCCACTTTCATTTTACTCCTGTTAAAGTCACTTGTAcccaaccccaccccccaaagcAATTCTTCTCTGCAACTAATTTCATCTATATTAAACTGCAGTCACAGTTCTGCAAAATTCTGCTAATGATGTTAGGAGTTTAAGCACTATTAGTGGACATAAGAAAGTCATTATCAGCTTTAGTGTAGTAACTTGCAACACAGGAATTCAAACTGCAAAAATAATGAACAGGCatatttccatattttctattaaaaTGACAATTTGTGTAGGGTTCTCTCCCCTATATCATAGGATGTGGAGAGCATACATTTTGAACCTTCTCAGAAATCAGATTACTTTAAACATTGAAGCTAACTGTTTCATTAAAGGGATTTTAGACCAATGTGGTGAGAATCCCAGAGTAAGagtaaaatgattttattttattgcaaacaAACGGCTAAAGTTAATTTCTCCACCCACTTTCTTTAAAGTAAATCAGCAGGCTAAGGAGACACACCCATCTGAAAACTAACATGATTAAAAATTAGATATAAAATGGGTGAATCACAATTTCATTTGTTTACAAAATGGTGGAGTATACTACTACAAGCACACTAAATACACAGTATTTGTGGGGAAAGGGTTACAGACACACAGCTAACTTCATATAGATCCCATTAGACAACTGGATTTACAACAAGTTTGTTTAATAAGAAATGGGCAGAGCCAGCTTTTTCAGAATCAAAATGCAGAACAATGGAAAAAGTTGATGGTGTGTACCTTCACAAGTTGAGCCTCTACAGACAAATGCAACCAGGTTAGATGTGCACTCCACCATCACTATTTAGCTTTAAggttttgcctcttcaaaaacattgccaaattttaaaaaaatacccctTTTATTGCCAAAAGACAtttactttttcttccttcttccatacCTAAAAACTATGTAGAGAGGATGGAGTGGAAGATGGAGTGTAATGAATGTTATTtacattgtattttgggggggaggggagggcacaAAAAGCCTGGTTGCTAAATATTCTGTTTTGATGACTCACGACTGTTTCCTAGAAattgaggggagggagagaaaaaaaatctttaatcagAGGACACCAGATACAAAGCAacattttacttttgttgtggtaaaaaaaaatcacattttacagATAAAATGTAAGAACCCTGAAATACTGACACATTCGCTCATCGTGCACAATGCTGAGGTTCTTTTAAGATTCACTTTAAAACTGCAattaaaaatgtacaaaaaaaaaaaaaaaaaccaaaacccacaAAGCTTCTAAAAAAGGAACCTGCAGGCACTTCCTCTTGTGGAATGTTTAAAAAGTTAGCCTACTAAAGAAAACAGTCGATTTCTTGTGAAGGTTTTGAAGAAATATGGATCAGTTCATTTTTATTTGGGAATTCAATAATATCCTTGGTGGTAATGCTGACTCCATGGCTTCTGACCCCAGAATTGCTGAAAAAAACCAAAGAGAGCACAATGTCATGTCAAATTTAAGTTTATGGCTTACTTATGAGACTTAGAAAAAGAATGAATGAGGTATATGCAaacaaaaattgttttatttaaaattgagaagtatacgagctccccgttgagattcgtaccctcaccaccatccagaccttccgcacagccctcaagacctggctctcccagcaggcctggggataggtttccaatttacccgcccgagtgctgactgttgaatgcatgttgtggtttaccattttattttgttcactattgtttgtctcttggtattgcaccccctccccttgtgattgtaagccgccctgagtcccctcagggagaagggcggcctataaatctcaataaaatgtggaaaaaaagtgaaaaatgtaCTTACACCCTGCTGCCACTGGTTGTAGCCCTGAGATTGATTTTTGTAGCCACGATTGTTTCCCCTTCCTCTGAAATTCTACAAAGCAAAGAAATGGGTTAATTTGGGTCATTGTTGAACCCTAATCTGTCAATCCAATCAAGTTGTTTTAGTTGAGAAAGTTTTTGTACTCCAGCAaaattaaaaaatgctaaaaCTTATTACTAAGAACATGTCCCCAATATACCATAGTATATTTGAAAATGTGTTTGCAAACTATTTCTTATCAAGTACAACATTCATGAACCATTTAGAGTGAAACCTAAAAGCTTTGTTCAGGTTAATAGCTATGATTATACTATGcaatattgcactaaatatatTTGGAATCTGCCAGAATTCTAGATAAAAatgtactattttattttaaaaaacctgacTCAATCTACAAGTATCAGTTTAGGACCAGATCCATTTAGCTTAATAGCCATTATTGGGGGGAGGAGAGTTAGGGATTGGGAAACCAACTGATTGCACACTTGTATTTAATGTGGCTGGTGCTCAATTGTTATATGGTGGCATTTATGTTATATACGTCATCGTAAATCATTTGCAGTCTTGATTACAACTGCACACAAAATGGCATTACAAATAAATGAGTATCAATATAATTCCTTGATTAGAGATCACCGGAAACAAGTAAAGaatgtaaggggaaaaaaactgattCAAAGTAAAAGTAACTGAAATGTTATAAATTTTCAAACTTTAGACATACTATATCAGCAACAGGCTTATCAGAGCAACATACTTCTTTTAATTATATCTAAATTGATTACGGAAAGCAAATTAttcaagaaaataagaccatccTCTTGGCTCTAACACATTACCTGATTATAGTTCCCTCTGTTGGGCATTCCACCTCTGTTATAATTTCCTCTGTTCGAATAGCCTCCaccgccacctcctcctcttaCTGGGAAGACAGGACCACGAGGATATGGATAGCCTATGGCTCCACCAccgccacctccacctccacgcTGGGGCATATTGCCACCTCTCCTGTTATAGCCGCCACGATTTCCAGGGACTGTGGGGGGAAAATGCTACTCATTCGGTgtctgtgtatttttttaaaaactattaacCCAGAAAGGGACACACAAGTAACTACCCTTCATTGTTAACCTCTGTCCAACACCCAGGCTGCTATGAATTTTGCAACTAGAATCCAAACCTCAACTGGCAAACATCTGTAGCACCCCAAATAGAGTTCCTTAAGAATCATTGTAGTGAAAGGAAATGACAAGTCCCAACTTTTTCAGCCACCACCTGTCACTTTCATATTAACCATATTAACACTCTTTACAAACACAAACACTTTACAAAAGGGATACTCAACAGCTGCATAGCAGTCTTTATCCTACTTTACAAATACTGATGCTGACTTGTGTCTGAGCCTGACAAGTTTCTGGAACTAGATATAGGTAGCTGTAAACCCTTCACAACTCTTTTCTATTTTAGGATCAGGCACTTAAGATGATTCCTACAATATATGGAACATATTAGGACAAATTGCACTACTGTCTACCTCCTCCTCTGAAGTTGCCACGCATGTTAAATCCACCACGTCCTCTCTGTCCACCTCTGTTAAACTGGTTTTTACCActctttttattacttttctttgaaccagtattctgttttttttctggagGAAGGGCCTTCTTGCTTTCTTCTTTGTACTGCTCCAGAAGTTTTTGGGCTTCATCTTTTTGCAACTCTACGTAGATTATTTCATCAAAACATTCTGACACCTCTGGCAGAGTAAAATTTCCTATAAGACAGAGAgccctcaatattcagtatttATTTCTGGAAACCATCAGAATAAGCCAAAGTTCCCCTCCTATATAAAAGGAATATGAGACAGGTGATCTTCAACTCAAGATGCTAAGAGCAAGATTCCCGAACACTTGACACATTCTCCCTATAAGGTTGAACTGGGAATACATGTCCACTAAACATGTTCAGCTTCGTTTTCTAGGGCACTTTAATGCCAAGACAGCTTTGTGCATCTGCATGAAGCATATCATGACTGAATAGTGTTAA
Encoded proteins:
- the LOC116508406 gene encoding cytochrome c oxidase assembly protein COX20, mitochondrial; the encoded protein is MATEEETKISKKSFLQEMLEIHKIPCARQSFLYGILGGLGVGLGHFLATSKVRRSYNLGVGGFFVTTLGCWFYCRYNNAKLRFQQRMVQEAIKNKILFEGTPFDPTKRETNQEKSH